The DNA segment TGGTGCGAGACGTGGACAGCCAGGCCCCCATGAGCTATGCCACCGTGCAGGTGCTGCAAGACACTACCGTGATAGGTGGGGCCTACACAGATGAGGCAGGCCGATTTGAAGTAACCGGACTGCCAGTAGGCAGGGTAGACCTGGCCGTGGGCTACCTGGGATACGAGACCGTGTATCTAAGAAGCCTACTGGTTACCAGCGGTAAGGATCTGATCCTCAACGTGGAGATGACCGAGGCTTTGTTAAAAACAGAAGCCATCGAGATTAAGGGTGCGGGCAAGGAAGGAACCCTGAACACCATGAGCACCGTATCTGCCCGGACGCTGAACATGGAGGAAGCCAACCGATACGCAGGTAGCTTTGGCGACCCTGCCCGTATGGCTGGCAACCTGGCAGGTGTAGGTTCGGGTGGTGATACCCGAAACGATATTATTGTGCGGGGTAATAGCCCCACCGCCTTGGTATGGAGGCTGGAAGGGGTGGATATACCCAACCCAAACCACTTTAGCAGCCAGGGGGCCAATGGTGGGCCGATCAGCATCCTGAACAATAACCTGCTGGCCAATAGCGACTTCTTCACCGGCGCCTTCCCCGCAGAGTATAGCAATGCCAATGCTGCAGCCTTTGACCTGCGCCTGCGTAATGGAAATACCGCCAAGCGGGAGAGTATGTTTCAGCTGGGCTTCAACGGCTTCGAACTAATGACCGAGGGCCCCCTGGGTAGCAACCAGAATAGTAGCTACATTGCCAGCTATCGCTACAGCACCCTGGCGGCCTTTGACGCCATTGGCATTCAGTGGCCCGGCGTATCAGGTATACCTCGCTTTCAGGATTTCTCTTTTAAGCTAAACTTTAACAAAACGCCCATTGGTCGGCTTACCTTCTTCGGTGTTGGCGGCATTAGTGGCATCGAGAGCCTGGAGAGCGACCTGGATAAAGAGGACTATCTGGATACAGATAATGAAGTGCAGGGCGGCGACTTTCGGGGCGACCAGCGCATGGGGGTAGTAGGCGCGCAGAACACGCTGTTCCTGGACAGCAAATCGTACCTACAGACTACGGTAGCTTTCTCGCACGTATACCGCAATACCGAGCAGGACTCACTAGCCCCCCTGGATAACAAGCTGATTTTCCCTGACTACCGCGAGGAAGCCACCGAAAATAAGGCTACCCTGGCCATGGTATACAACCGGAAGCTGAATGCACGGCATAACCTGCGCACGGGCTTCTTCCTGGATCAATACATGGTAGACTATGTGGATAGCATCCGCCTGCATGACATTGGGATCTGGTACACCAACCGAGACCTGACAGACCAAACTACACTCATCCGCCCCTACGCCCAGTGGCAGTGGAAGATAAACGAAGCCCTGACCCTAAATGCGGGTGTGAACGGCATGCTACTCACCCTGGATAACCAGACGGCAGTAGAGCCCCGTGTTGGTCTGAAATACGCGCTCAGTAAGACGCAGAGCGTATCTGCTGCTTACGGTATACACCACCAGCTGCAGCCGCTCTTGTCGTACTACTACCAGGACGAAGAGGGACGGAAAACCAATGAAGATCTGGACTTCTCTCGCAGCCAGCACTATGTGGTGGGCTACGACTGGACTCCTCTGCCCAACTATCGGGTAAAGGTAGAAACCTACTATCAGTACCTGGATCAGCTGGCGATAGACCCCGTGGCCTCCAGCTTCAGCA comes from the Bacteroidota bacterium genome and includes:
- a CDS encoding TonB-dependent receptor; this translates as MKSFLILFLFLCGLGFAQDNAYTGTIRGVVRDVDSQAPMSYATVQVLQDTTVIGGAYTDEAGRFEVTGLPVGRVDLAVGYLGYETVYLRSLLVTSGKDLILNVEMTEALLKTEAIEIKGAGKEGTLNTMSTVSARTLNMEEANRYAGSFGDPARMAGNLAGVGSGGDTRNDIIVRGNSPTALVWRLEGVDIPNPNHFSSQGANGGPISILNNNLLANSDFFTGAFPAEYSNANAAAFDLRLRNGNTAKRESMFQLGFNGFELMTEGPLGSNQNSSYIASYRYSTLAAFDAIGIQWPGVSGIPRFQDFSFKLNFNKTPIGRLTFFGVGGISGIESLESDLDKEDYLDTDNEVQGGDFRGDQRMGVVGAQNTLFLDSKSYLQTTVAFSHVYRNTEQDSLAPLDNKLIFPDYREEATENKATLAMVYNRKLNARHNLRTGFFLDQYMVDYVDSIRLHDIGIWYTNRDLTDQTTLIRPYAQWQWKINEALTLNAGVNGMLLTLDNQTAVEPRVGLKYALSKTQSVSAAYGIHHQLQPLLSYYYQDEEGRKTNEDLDFSRSQHYVVGYDWTPLPNYRVKVETYYQYLDQLAIDPVASSFSMINFGLNFGDVPRKSNLVNEGTAETYGLELTIERFLNKGFYFLATGSVFNSEYKPSDGKYRSTAFNSNYVANLLAGIERPVGARQKNTVFADLKIAIAGGIRYTPVDIAASRAAGTEILKEDEAYTKKTDPYFRPDIKFGYRLNAKTTSHEFALQIQNFINYENVQQLAYDRRTGNQFETLQIGFFPVVQYRFNF